A region from the Acanthopagrus latus isolate v.2019 chromosome 8, fAcaLat1.1, whole genome shotgun sequence genome encodes:
- the rxfp3.3b gene encoding relaxin-3 receptor 1, whose product MRAAGLGWELLPERMEPSNHNNTSSWNRSAGQERFSSLDDIDVPADGSPTLRILISIVYSVVCAAGLVGNLLVFFLMKVRRGRKKRSSINLFILNLAVTDFQFVLTLPFWAVDTALDFSWPFGNAMCKIILSVTVMNMYASVFFLTAMSVTRYWSVASALKDRTRRRVCPVRWVIAGLWVSATVASLPTAIFSTVKSVAGERLCLLGFPDGQSWLALYHLQKILVAFVFPMLIVTVCYLMLLRFVRLRSMNNNQVKRRSRVTRSVTIVVLSFFICWMPNHAITLWGVLVKFNLVNWDRTYYMVHTYVHPVTVCLAHTNSCLNPVLYCLMRREFRKKMKDLFWRISSPTGTNTCPLRPFSGTVRAEPDDSHIAIPLNNVETENCRLSVLTDQCDTDALQR is encoded by the coding sequence ATGCGCGCTGCGGGACTCGGGTGGGAACTGTTACCGGAGAGGATGGAGCCGTCGAACCACAACAACACGTCCTCCTGGAACCGGTCCGCCGGACAGGAGCGGTTCAGCAGCCTGGATGACATCGACGTGCCGGCGGACGGCTCCCCGACGCTGCGCATCCTCATCTCCATCGTGTACTCGGTGGTGTGCGCCGCCGGGCTGGTCGGGAACCTGCTGGTGTTCTTCCTGATGAAAGTGCGCCGGGGCAGGAAGAAACGCTCCAGCATCAACCTGTTCATCCTCAACCTGGCCGTGACGGACTTCCAGTTCGTGCTGACCCTCCCGTTCTGGGCGGTGGACACGGCTCTGGACTTCAGCTGGCCGTTTGGAAATGCCATGTGTAAGATCATCCTCTCCGTGACGGTGATGAACATGTACGCCAGCGTGTTTTTCCTCACCGCCATGAGCGTCACCAGGTACTGGTCGGTGGCCTCGGCGCTGAAGGACCGGACCCGGCGCCGCGTGTGTCCGGTGCGCTGGGTGATCGCCGGGCTGTGGGTGTCCGCCACGGTGGCCTCTCTGCCCACCGCAATATTCTCCACGGTGAAGAGCGTGGCCGGGGAGAGGCTGTGCCTGCTGGGGTTCCCGGACGGCCAGTCGTGGCTGGCGCTGTATCACCTCCAGAAGATCCTGGTGGCCTTCGTGTTCCCCATGCTGATTGTCACCGTGTGCTACCTGATGCTGCTGCGCTTCGTCCGCCTGCGCAGCATGAACAACAACCAGGTGAAGCGGAGGTCCCGGGTGACGCGCTCCGTCACCATCGTCGtcctctccttcttcatctGCTGGATGCCCAACCACGCCATCACCCTCTGGGGCGTGCTGGTGAAATTCAACCTGGTCAACTGGGACAGGACGTACTACATGGTGCACACGTACGTCCACCCGGTGACCGTGTGCCTGGCGCACACCAACAGCTGCCTGAACCCGGTGCTGTACTGCCTCATGCGCCGGGAGTTCCGGAAGAAGATGAAGGATCTGTTCTGGAGGATTTCCTCGCCCACCGGGACGAACACGTGCCCCCTGCGGCCGTTCTCCGGGACGGTGCGAGCGGAGCCGGACGATTCACACATCGCCATCCCGCTGAACAACGTGGAGACGGAGAACTGCAGACTGTCTGTTTTAACGGACCAGTGCGACACGGACGCGCTGCAGaggtga